A single window of Actinomycetota bacterium DNA harbors:
- a CDS encoding CTP synthase, giving the protein MAKHIFVTGGVSSALGKGITAASLGRLLKARGLRVTLQKLDPYINVDPGTMNPFEHGEVFVTEDGGETDLDLGHYERFVDEPLHRGSSVTSGQIWMSVITKERRGDYLGKTVQVIPHITNEIKDRIHALADDVDVVITEVGGTVGDIEGLPFLEAIRQLRYDVGRDNVCYVHVALVPYIAAAGELKTKPTQHSVRELRSIGIQPDVLVLRSDRELDDKLRRKIALQSDVDIEGVIAAVDRSSLYEVPLALRDEGIDDVVCRRLALPEHEPDLADWARLVQRVRSARETVTVGLVGKYVELPDAYLSVAEALRHAGIEHGVNVDIRWLSSDDLLEDGAETVLAPCHGVLVPGGFGVRGVEGKITAVRYAREREVPFLGLCLGLQCAVIEFARDVADLEHAHSSEFEPATPDPVIDLMHDQRDVEALGGTMRLGAYPARLVPGTRTYAAYGDEVVYERHRHRYEVNNRYRARLADAGLVFSGLSPDERLVEFIELADHPWFVATQAHPEFKSRPNRPHPLFSGFLAASLQRMRETRGQLPVDLDEHTVGELQQAVEVEAT; this is encoded by the coding sequence GTGGCAAAGCACATCTTCGTCACGGGCGGCGTCTCGTCGGCTCTGGGCAAGGGCATCACCGCTGCCTCGCTCGGCCGGCTGCTGAAGGCTCGAGGCCTCCGCGTCACGCTGCAGAAGCTCGACCCGTACATCAACGTCGATCCGGGAACGATGAACCCGTTCGAGCACGGCGAGGTGTTCGTGACCGAGGACGGCGGCGAGACCGACCTCGACCTGGGGCACTACGAGCGGTTCGTCGACGAGCCGTTGCACCGCGGCTCCTCCGTGACCTCGGGACAGATCTGGATGTCGGTGATCACCAAGGAACGCCGCGGCGACTACCTCGGCAAGACCGTCCAGGTGATCCCGCACATCACCAACGAGATCAAGGACCGGATCCACGCCCTAGCCGACGACGTCGACGTGGTGATCACCGAGGTCGGCGGCACCGTGGGCGACATCGAGGGACTTCCCTTCCTCGAGGCGATCCGCCAGCTGCGCTACGACGTCGGCCGGGACAACGTCTGTTACGTCCACGTCGCTCTGGTCCCCTACATCGCGGCGGCGGGCGAGCTGAAGACCAAGCCGACGCAGCACTCGGTGCGCGAGCTGCGCTCGATCGGTATCCAGCCCGACGTCCTCGTCCTGCGCAGCGATCGCGAGCTCGACGACAAGCTGAGACGGAAGATCGCGTTGCAGTCTGACGTCGACATCGAGGGGGTGATCGCGGCGGTCGACCGATCGTCTCTGTACGAGGTGCCGCTCGCCCTCCGGGACGAGGGCATCGACGATGTCGTGTGCCGTCGGCTCGCGTTGCCGGAGCACGAACCCGATCTCGCCGACTGGGCCCGACTCGTGCAACGCGTCCGTTCCGCCCGCGAGACCGTGACCGTCGGCCTCGTGGGCAAGTACGTCGAACTTCCGGATGCGTACCTTTCGGTAGCGGAAGCACTCCGCCACGCGGGCATCGAACACGGTGTGAACGTCGATATCCGTTGGCTGTCGTCGGACGACCTCCTCGAGGACGGGGCGGAGACCGTCCTCGCACCGTGCCACGGCGTGCTCGTGCCAGGAGGCTTCGGCGTACGCGGCGTCGAGGGCAAGATCACGGCGGTCCGCTACGCGCGAGAACGTGAGGTGCCCTTCCTGGGGCTGTGCCTGGGTTTGCAGTGCGCGGTCATCGAGTTCGCACGCGACGTCGCCGATCTCGAGCACGCGCACTCGTCGGAGTTCGAACCCGCCACCCCCGACCCCGTCATCGACCTCATGCACGACCAGCGCGACGTCGAGGCGCTCGGCGGCACGATGAGGTTGGGCGCCTACCCCGCCCGCCTCGTGCCGGGCACCCGGACCTACGCGGCGTACGGTGACGAGGTCGTCTACGAGCGCCATCGTCACCGCTACGAGGTGAACAACCGCTACCGCGCGCGCCTCGCCGACGCGGGCCTGGTGTTCAGCGGTCTGTCGCCGGACGAGCGGCTGGTCGAGTTCATCGAGCTGGCCGATCATCCTTGGTTCGTGGCGACGCAGGCACACCCGGAGTTCAAGTCCCGACCCAACCGGCCTCATCCGCTCTTCTCCGGCTTCCTGGCGGCGAGCCTGCAGCGCATGCGCGAGACCCGTGGCCAGCTGCCCGTCGACCTCGACGAGCACACCGTCGGCGAGCTGCAGCAGGCGGTCGAGGTCGAGGCCACCTAG
- a CDS encoding NUDIX hydrolase, whose product MPAWFETVASEIVYNGWSTVRRDVVRTPQGEDVEREVVLQDDAVAMVPLLDDGTVILLRQYRHPFGTSLLEVPAGKLDVEGEPPAAAARRELTEEIGYETERLELLVTIANSVGWTDERTHIFLATGLRAVPRPDDFVATAEEAAMEVVRLPLQAAVEAVRDGRIPDAKTVVGLLFAAHHQGNAA is encoded by the coding sequence GTGCCTGCCTGGTTCGAGACCGTCGCGAGCGAGATCGTCTACAACGGGTGGTCGACCGTCCGTCGCGACGTCGTCCGCACGCCCCAGGGCGAGGATGTCGAGCGCGAGGTGGTCCTGCAGGACGACGCCGTGGCGATGGTCCCTCTGCTCGACGACGGGACGGTCATCCTCCTGCGCCAGTACCGCCACCCGTTCGGTACCAGCCTGCTCGAGGTGCCAGCCGGCAAGCTCGACGTCGAGGGTGAACCACCGGCGGCTGCGGCGCGCCGAGAGTTGACCGAGGAGATCGGCTACGAGACGGAGCGGCTCGAGCTGCTCGTGACGATCGCCAACTCGGTCGGTTGGACCGACGAACGCACGCACATCTTCCTCGCGACGGGACTGCGTGCCGTGCCCCGCCCCGACGACTTCGTCGCGACTGCCGAGGAGGCGGCGATGGAGGTCGTGCGGTTGCCGCTCCAGGCCGCCGTCGAGGCGGTCAGGGACGGACGTATCCCCGATGCGAAGACCGTCGTCGGCCTGCTGTTCGCCGCCCACCATCAGGGGAACGCCGCCTGA
- the ald gene encoding alanine dehydrogenase: MRVGVPREIKPQEHRIAITPAGVRELTLAGHDVLVESGAGVGSSVPDDFLAAAGARIVEHAEDVWSDAELVLKVKEPVESEYGYLREDLTLFTYLHLAADEALTDALVASGATAIAYETVEGPDGGLPLLAPMSEVAGRMAPQVGAATLQREHGGRGILLGGVSGVSPAHVLVIGAGTAGRNAAWLASGMEARVTVLDLDVGKLRYIDSIHKGRISTLMSNRLTLEEVLPEADLVIGAVLVPGAKAPRVITEEMVATMRPGAVVVDISIDQGGCIETSRVTTHDDPTYVVHDVVHYCVGNMPGAVPHTSTYALTNVTLAYAERLAADATGAIEADPGLALGVNVIRGAVTNPGVAEAHGREFVPLADVL; the protein is encoded by the coding sequence GTGCGCGTCGGGGTTCCCCGCGAGATCAAGCCGCAGGAGCACCGGATCGCGATCACGCCTGCCGGCGTCCGCGAGCTCACCCTCGCTGGTCACGATGTGCTCGTCGAGAGTGGTGCCGGGGTCGGCTCTTCGGTACCCGACGACTTCCTCGCGGCCGCCGGGGCCAGGATCGTCGAGCACGCCGAGGACGTCTGGAGCGATGCCGAGCTCGTCCTCAAGGTCAAAGAGCCCGTGGAGTCCGAGTACGGCTACCTCCGGGAAGATCTGACGTTGTTCACCTACCTGCACCTCGCGGCGGACGAAGCCCTCACCGACGCCCTCGTGGCGTCCGGCGCCACCGCGATCGCCTACGAGACGGTGGAGGGTCCCGACGGGGGTCTGCCGCTGCTCGCCCCGATGTCGGAGGTCGCGGGCCGGATGGCCCCGCAGGTTGGCGCGGCCACCCTCCAACGCGAGCACGGAGGACGAGGGATCCTCCTCGGTGGCGTGTCGGGGGTGTCGCCGGCCCACGTGCTCGTGATCGGTGCGGGGACGGCGGGGCGCAACGCCGCGTGGCTGGCCTCGGGGATGGAAGCGCGGGTCACGGTGCTCGATCTCGACGTGGGCAAGCTGCGCTACATCGATTCGATCCACAAGGGCCGCATCTCGACGCTGATGTCCAACCGGCTCACCCTCGAGGAAGTGCTCCCCGAGGCTGATCTCGTGATCGGAGCGGTCCTCGTCCCCGGAGCCAAGGCGCCCCGCGTCATCACCGAGGAGATGGTCGCGACGATGCGGCCTGGGGCGGTCGTCGTGGACATCTCGATCGACCAGGGTGGCTGCATCGAAACGAGCCGCGTCACCACCCACGATGACCCCACCTACGTGGTCCACGATGTCGTGCACTACTGCGTCGGCAACATGCCCGGGGCCGTCCCGCACACCTCGACCTACGCGCTCACCAACGTGACGCTGGCCTACGCCGAGCGCCTGGCCGCGGACGCCACAGGCGCGATCGAGGCCGATCCGGGCCTGGCGCTCGGCGTCAACGTCATCCGCGGCGCGGTGACCAACCCCGGTGTCGCCGAGGCCCATGGGCGGGAGTTCGTGCCCCTGGCCGACGTGCTGTAG
- the xerD gene encoding site-specific tyrosine recombinase XerD, with product MSAPPEELPAPLRAYLDHLRVERGLADNTIGAYRRDLRLFAGYLIEHGIVDPRTVAPEDIEAFVPWLRQRRTAQGRLYASSTIARAVVAVRGLYRFLAREGVIVDDVAADVGTPRSPRSLPKPLSRVQAERLLAQPVGDRPLALRDRAMLELLYGSGLRISELTALDVDDVDPVEQLLHVTGKGRKQRIVPFHRAAADVLEAWLVRGRPSLQPRGPGLFTNSRGGRLTRQGAWKIVKRHADRAGLAEDVSPHTLRHSFATHLLDGGADVRTVQELLGHASVTTTQVYTLVSRRHLREVYERAHPRAKRTR from the coding sequence GTGAGCGCACCTCCGGAGGAGCTCCCCGCCCCGCTGCGCGCCTACCTCGACCACCTCCGCGTCGAGCGCGGACTGGCGGACAACACCATCGGCGCGTACCGACGGGATCTGCGCCTGTTCGCGGGCTACCTGATCGAGCACGGCATCGTTGATCCTCGCACGGTCGCTCCCGAGGACATCGAGGCGTTCGTGCCGTGGTTGCGCCAGCGACGGACCGCCCAGGGTCGACTGTACGCATCGTCCACCATCGCCAGGGCGGTCGTCGCGGTCCGGGGTCTGTACCGGTTCCTCGCCCGCGAGGGGGTGATCGTCGACGATGTGGCCGCTGACGTGGGCACCCCACGCAGCCCCAGGTCGCTGCCCAAGCCGCTCTCGCGGGTCCAGGCTGAACGCTTGCTCGCCCAGCCCGTGGGGGACCGTCCCCTGGCGCTGCGCGATCGGGCGATGCTGGAGCTGCTGTACGGATCCGGGCTGCGGATCAGCGAGCTGACGGCGCTCGATGTCGACGATGTCGACCCGGTCGAGCAGCTGCTGCACGTGACCGGCAAGGGGCGCAAACAGCGCATCGTGCCGTTCCACCGCGCAGCCGCCGATGTCCTCGAGGCGTGGCTGGTTCGCGGTCGCCCGAGTCTGCAGCCGCGAGGCCCCGGCCTGTTCACGAACTCACGGGGCGGTCGGTTGACGCGTCAGGGGGCATGGAAGATCGTCAAGCGCCACGCCGACCGCGCCGGTCTCGCTGAGGACGTCTCACCCCACACGCTGCGGCACTCGTTCGCGACCCACCTGTTGGATGGGGGAGCCGACGTCCGCACGGTCCAGGAGCTGCTCGGGCACGCGAGCGTGACGACCACACAGGTCTACACGCTCGTGAGCCGCCGGCACCTGCGGGAGGTGTACGAGCGGGCCCACCCACGGGCGAAACGGACCCGCTAG
- a CDS encoding TraR/DksA C4-type zinc finger protein gives MDQSTLDRLRKELEDERQQQLDVLESHGADPYGEEVKDLQIANEGFADSAQATEERSEILALIDAARNRLAQVERALTSMDEGTYGVCESCGQQIQDARLEARPLSVRCVDCASKS, from the coding sequence ATGGATCAGTCCACCCTTGATCGGCTCCGCAAGGAACTCGAGGACGAGCGTCAGCAACAGCTCGACGTCCTCGAGAGCCACGGCGCGGACCCGTACGGCGAGGAGGTCAAGGATCTCCAGATCGCCAACGAGGGGTTCGCGGACTCGGCGCAGGCGACCGAGGAGCGCAGCGAGATCCTCGCGCTCATCGATGCCGCGCGGAACCGGTTGGCGCAGGTCGAGCGGGCGCTGACCAGCATGGACGAGGGTACGTACGGGGTGTGCGAGTCGTGCGGGCAGCAGATCCAGGATGCCCGCCTCGAGGCGAGGCCGTTGTCGGTCCGCTGCGTGGACTGCGCCTCCAAGAGCTGA
- a CDS encoding ParA family protein, with amino-acid sequence MTPAQSGRSAELQSEAREAGSPRQPTEPSETAVAVDHDVAPGRSGSPETAPDPREAEPRLPLERTASTPPTGTTPDVATGAQTPAPAGRDDRGDEAVRNAPDPVPSPSSSPRERAILDPGTWGADQARALTRRDVLRPGGGPEVRDPARVLAFANQKGGVGKTTTVISLGAALAELGSRVLLVDMDPQGSLGVGLGLEPHQLQSTIYNLLMQDGSHPDDVIAGSGIDGMHVLPANIDLAAAELALVQEVAREQALRRVIDRVRFRYDFILIDCPPSLGLLTINGLTAADRVIVPLECEYFALRGMSLLMDTIDKVRSRLNPELALEGIVATIFDGRTIHAREVLDRVRDAFGDVVFKTTINKTIRFAEAPVVGESILTYAPRSKGSDAYRDLAREVLSRESSS; translated from the coding sequence ATGACCCCGGCCCAGTCGGGTCGGTCCGCCGAGCTCCAGAGCGAGGCGCGTGAAGCCGGGTCGCCGCGCCAGCCCACCGAGCCGTCGGAGACGGCTGTGGCGGTGGATCACGATGTCGCTCCCGGCCGTAGCGGGTCTCCCGAGACGGCACCCGATCCGCGCGAAGCGGAGCCGCGGTTGCCCCTCGAGCGGACGGCGTCCACGCCTCCGACGGGGACGACCCCCGACGTTGCGACCGGCGCTCAGACGCCCGCTCCGGCTGGTCGCGATGACCGTGGCGACGAGGCCGTCCGCAACGCGCCCGATCCCGTCCCGTCCCCGTCCTCATCTCCAAGGGAGCGGGCGATCCTGGACCCCGGTACGTGGGGTGCCGACCAGGCACGGGCCCTGACACGGCGCGACGTGCTGCGCCCCGGTGGGGGTCCGGAGGTACGCGATCCCGCGCGCGTCCTCGCCTTCGCGAACCAGAAGGGCGGGGTGGGCAAGACCACCACGGTCATCAGCCTCGGGGCGGCCCTGGCGGAACTGGGTTCCCGCGTCCTGCTCGTGGACATGGACCCGCAGGGGTCGCTGGGCGTGGGGCTGGGTCTGGAGCCCCACCAGCTGCAGTCGACGATCTACAACCTGCTGATGCAGGACGGGTCCCACCCCGATGACGTCATCGCCGGCTCCGGCATCGACGGCATGCACGTGCTACCCGCCAACATCGACCTCGCCGCAGCCGAGCTCGCGCTGGTGCAGGAGGTCGCTCGCGAACAGGCGCTGCGACGGGTCATCGACCGGGTCCGCTTCCGCTACGACTTCATCCTCATCGACTGCCCCCCGAGCCTGGGCCTGCTCACGATCAACGGTCTGACCGCCGCGGATCGGGTGATCGTGCCGCTCGAGTGCGAGTACTTCGCGCTACGCGGGATGAGCCTGCTGATGGACACGATCGACAAGGTCCGGAGCCGCCTCAATCCTGAACTCGCACTCGAGGGTATCGTCGCGACCATCTTCGATGGAAGAACCATCCATGCCAGGGAGGTTCTGGACCGCGTCCGAGACGCGTTCGGGGACGTCGTGTTCAAGACCACCATCAACAAGACCATCCGGTTCGCCGAGGCACCGGTCGTGGGCGAGTCGATCCTGACGTACGCGCCGCGCTCCAAGGGGTCGGACGCGTACCGTGACCTCGCGAGGGAGGTGCTGTCCCGTGAGTCGTCGAGCTAG
- a CDS encoding thymidine phosphorylase, whose translation MTVSGLDVVRLIDRKRLGGELSAEEIAALVPAYLEGQVGDEQLTALLMAGVIQGFSDDEAAALTAAYVASGEVVDLSSLTGPTVDKHSTGGVGDAATLVVAPLAAACGLQVAKLSGRGLGHTGGTLDKLEAVPGFDVALSTDAFREQIERIGVAIAATTDQLVPADRRIYALRDVTGTVASPALIAASVMSKKIAGGATHILLDVKAGRGAFLQERAVATALAELCVRLGEGAGRRTRAIVTAMAQPLADAVGNALEVAAAIGVLRGESPAGALRDHALVCVEELLQMTGVAGAEARSRAHAALDGGTALEKFRELISAQGGSPSVADDPWSVLPRAPIRRDWVPGPGTVRRIDALGLGILAVRLGAGRSRRGEDVDPAVGLELAVRVGDELGPGEWAVRVHARTEDDAAAATQQLTEIIELGKQPVASEPWLLARVPAGTSARS comes from the coding sequence GTGACGGTCAGCGGCCTCGACGTCGTGCGTCTGATCGACCGCAAGCGCCTCGGGGGCGAGCTCTCGGCGGAGGAGATCGCGGCGCTGGTCCCGGCGTACCTCGAGGGGCAGGTCGGCGACGAGCAGCTGACGGCGCTGCTCATGGCGGGGGTGATCCAGGGCTTCAGTGACGACGAGGCGGCGGCGTTGACGGCCGCCTACGTCGCCTCCGGTGAGGTCGTGGACCTGTCCTCGCTCACCGGTCCGACCGTGGACAAGCACTCGACGGGGGGTGTGGGGGATGCGGCGACGCTCGTCGTGGCGCCGCTCGCAGCCGCCTGCGGCCTGCAGGTCGCGAAGCTGTCGGGGCGGGGACTGGGGCACACCGGAGGCACGCTCGACAAGCTCGAGGCCGTGCCCGGGTTCGACGTGGCGCTCAGTACCGACGCGTTCCGCGAGCAGATCGAGCGCATCGGGGTGGCCATCGCGGCCACGACGGACCAGCTCGTTCCCGCCGACCGGCGGATCTACGCGTTGCGTGACGTCACGGGCACGGTCGCGAGCCCGGCGTTGATCGCGGCCAGCGTGATGAGCAAGAAGATCGCCGGAGGGGCAACCCACATCCTCCTGGACGTCAAGGCCGGTCGCGGCGCGTTCCTGCAGGAGCGTGCCGTGGCCACCGCTCTCGCGGAGCTGTGCGTGCGCCTCGGCGAGGGCGCCGGCCGACGGACTCGAGCGATCGTCACGGCGATGGCGCAGCCGCTGGCGGACGCGGTGGGCAACGCCCTCGAGGTCGCGGCCGCGATCGGCGTGCTGCGCGGCGAGTCCCCGGCGGGCGCGTTGCGCGACCACGCCCTCGTGTGCGTCGAGGAGCTCCTGCAGATGACCGGCGTCGCGGGGGCCGAGGCGCGATCGCGCGCCCACGCCGCCTTGGACGGAGGTACGGCCCTGGAGAAGTTTAGGGAACTCATAAGTGCACAGGGAGGTTCTCCCAGTGTCGCAGATGATCCCTGGAGCGTCCTGCCAAGGGCACCGATCAGGCGTGACTGGGTCCCCGGCCCAGGCACGGTGCGGCGGATCGACGCACTGGGGCTCGGGATCCTGGCGGTACGTCTCGGCGCCGGCCGCAGTCGCCGGGGCGAGGACGTCGATCCGGCCGTCGGCCTCGAGCTCGCCGTACGTGTCGGCGACGAGCTCGGACCGGGGGAGTGGGCGGTGCGAGTGCACGCCCGGACCGAGGACGACGCGGCTGCCGCTACGCAGCAGTTGACCGAGATCATCGAGTTGGGTAAGCAGCCCGTGGCGTCCGAGCCCTGGCTCCTCGCCCGCGTGCCTGCTGGGACCTCAGCACGTTCGTGA
- a CDS encoding segregation/condensation protein A, which produces MTYEVRIAAFEGPFDLLWQLIARRKVDVHEVDLADITADFIAHLGDLEQLDLETATRFLVVAATLIELKALRLLPEPDEQVEELLGEARDLLYARLLEYRAVRGAAAIVQERWQAHGDRYGRFATLEPRFRRLTPAAPLPLDASGLAALAAAALRPRPTPTIDLQHVHQASLSIREAAASLLRWLRDDRAAELDELVEGRSLADRIAFFLALLELYKLDQVDLTQEGVRGPIGVRRRADAPAASLAVVGGDELSA; this is translated from the coding sequence ATGACGTACGAGGTTCGGATCGCCGCGTTCGAGGGTCCGTTCGACCTGCTGTGGCAGCTCATCGCGCGCCGGAAGGTGGACGTCCACGAGGTCGATCTCGCCGACATCACGGCGGATTTCATCGCGCACCTCGGCGATCTCGAGCAGCTCGACCTCGAGACCGCGACCCGGTTCCTGGTCGTGGCGGCCACGCTCATCGAGCTCAAGGCGCTGCGGTTGCTGCCCGAGCCCGACGAGCAGGTGGAAGAGCTGCTCGGCGAGGCGCGGGACCTGCTGTACGCGCGGCTGCTGGAGTACCGTGCGGTTCGCGGAGCGGCCGCGATAGTGCAGGAGCGGTGGCAGGCCCACGGCGACCGCTACGGTCGGTTCGCGACCCTCGAACCGCGCTTCCGTCGTCTCACCCCCGCCGCGCCCCTGCCTCTCGACGCGTCCGGACTCGCCGCCTTGGCTGCCGCCGCGCTGCGTCCCCGGCCCACCCCCACGATCGACCTCCAGCACGTCCACCAGGCCTCCCTGTCGATCCGGGAAGCGGCTGCCTCGCTGCTGCGGTGGCTGCGAGACGACCGGGCGGCCGAGCTCGACGAGCTCGTCGAGGGTCGCAGCCTGGCGGACCGCATCGCCTTCTTCCTCGCTCTGCTCGAGCTGTACAAGCTGGATCAGGTGGATCTCACCCAGGAGGGCGTCCGCGGCCCCATCGGGGTGCGTCGGCGAGCCGACGCGCCTGCCGCCAGCCTCGCGGTCGTCGGTGGCGACGAGCTGTCCGCGTGA
- the scpB gene encoding SMC-Scp complex subunit ScpB, with protein sequence MSSTNRQQALEAVLFVADEPLDEATLSRVLEVGLDEIATLLRQLQAQLEAEERGLLLTEAAGGWRLYTAPAVAEAVERYVLDGRTGRLSQAALETLAVVAYKQPVARQDIADIRGVNPDGALRTLVSRDLVEEVGRDPGPGQAILYGTTRGFLEKLGLRDIGELPPLAEFLADTPAPDEPLPGDLREARRRIAAGEELPATGRGRWAPDARPHADEAEIARLTDALDQAARSASKRLREAMAATEDPTDEADSDAAGADDASAPDGGKTEADHPAGTAEHDDAAGERPS encoded by the coding sequence GTGAGCTCGACGAACCGCCAGCAGGCGCTCGAAGCGGTGCTGTTCGTCGCGGACGAGCCGCTCGACGAGGCCACCTTGTCACGCGTCCTCGAGGTCGGCCTGGACGAGATCGCGACGCTGTTGCGGCAGCTGCAGGCGCAGCTGGAGGCCGAGGAGCGGGGTTTGCTGCTCACGGAGGCGGCGGGTGGGTGGCGCCTCTACACGGCGCCGGCCGTTGCGGAGGCGGTGGAGCGGTACGTGCTCGACGGCCGGACCGGTCGTCTGAGCCAGGCGGCGCTCGAGACGTTGGCCGTGGTGGCCTACAAACAGCCCGTCGCCCGTCAGGACATCGCGGACATCCGCGGCGTCAACCCCGACGGGGCGTTGCGCACCTTGGTCAGTCGGGACCTCGTCGAGGAGGTGGGGCGCGATCCGGGGCCGGGTCAGGCCATCCTCTACGGCACGACCCGCGGGTTCCTCGAGAAGCTGGGGCTGCGCGACATCGGCGAGCTGCCGCCGTTGGCGGAGTTCCTTGCGGACACCCCGGCACCCGACGAGCCTCTGCCGGGTGACCTCCGCGAGGCGAGACGCCGCATCGCTGCGGGTGAGGAACTGCCGGCGACGGGCCGGGGCCGGTGGGCGCCGGATGCCCGCCCGCACGCGGATGAGGCCGAGATCGCGCGCCTGACCGACGCCCTCGATCAGGCGGCCCGCTCGGCGAGCAAGCGGCTACGTGAGGCCATGGCGGCGACGGAGGACCCCACCGACGAGGCCGACTCCGACGCGGCTGGTGCCGATGACGCGTCCGCGCCCGACGGTGGCAAGACAGAGGCCGATCACCCGGCGGGGACGGCGGAGCACGACGACGCCGCAGGCGAGCGTCCCTCGTGA
- a CDS encoding rRNA pseudouridine synthase, producing the protein MLAAAGVASRRASEELIADGRVTVDGRVATLGDKADPTEAEIRVDGERVNVRPDLVYVALNKPQGVVTTADDPEGRPTFVDLVNLPQRLFPVGRLDKDTEGLLLLTNDGDLAHKLMHPSYEVPRVYLALIRGDVRRPTLDALRDGVELEDGPARPRSVRLVDHNAGRTLLEIVLTEGRNREVRRLVGGVGLMLERLARVGYGGVELGELRQGKWRFLTQPEIGQLFAAVEDGASGGPRRGREGRSRRGRR; encoded by the coding sequence ATGTTGGCGGCAGCCGGCGTCGCGTCCCGCCGCGCCAGCGAAGAGCTCATCGCGGACGGCCGGGTGACCGTCGATGGTCGCGTGGCCACGTTGGGCGACAAGGCGGACCCGACGGAGGCGGAGATCCGCGTCGACGGCGAGCGCGTCAACGTCCGCCCCGACCTCGTCTACGTGGCGCTCAACAAGCCACAGGGAGTGGTCACCACGGCCGACGATCCGGAGGGCCGGCCCACCTTCGTGGACCTCGTGAACCTGCCACAGCGGTTGTTCCCCGTGGGCCGGCTGGACAAGGACACCGAGGGGCTGTTGCTCCTCACCAACGACGGGGACCTCGCGCACAAGCTGATGCACCCCTCCTACGAGGTCCCACGGGTGTACCTCGCCCTGATCAGGGGGGACGTCAGACGCCCGACGCTCGACGCACTGCGGGACGGCGTCGAGCTCGAGGACGGACCGGCCCGGCCGCGCAGTGTCCGTCTCGTCGATCACAACGCGGGCCGGACCCTGCTCGAGATCGTCCTGACCGAGGGACGCAACCGCGAGGTGCGCCGCCTCGTCGGAGGGGTCGGCCTGATGCTCGAGCGCCTCGCGAGAGTGGGCTACGGCGGGGTCGAGCTGGGTGAGCTCCGACAGGGCAAGTGGCGTTTCCTGACCCAGCCCGAGATCGGTCAGCTCTTCGCCGCGGTGGAGGACGGGGCGTCCGGCGGCCCACGGCGTGGGCGAGAGGGACGATCGCGGCGGGGTCGACGATGA
- the aroH gene encoding chorismate mutase encodes MSAGERVRAIRGATTLERDERGHLIARTQELMAAVLERNALTEDDLISLVFTATEDIRSAFPAEAAREAGTTHVPLLCARELAVETGIARCVRVLVHCYTTRGPTELRHVYLHGARQLRTDLPE; translated from the coding sequence GTGAGCGCAGGGGAGCGGGTCCGAGCGATACGTGGGGCGACGACGCTCGAGCGCGACGAACGCGGCCACCTGATCGCGCGCACCCAGGAGCTGATGGCGGCGGTGCTCGAGCGCAACGCGCTTACCGAGGACGACCTGATCAGCCTCGTGTTCACCGCGACCGAGGACATCCGCTCCGCCTTCCCGGCGGAGGCCGCTCGGGAGGCGGGGACGACCCACGTCCCGCTGCTGTGCGCCCGCGAGCTGGCGGTCGAGACGGGCATCGCCCGGTGCGTCCGGGTCCTCGTGCACTGCTACACGACCCGGGGCCCGACCGAGCTGCGGCACGTCTACCTGCACGGGGCCCGCCAGCTGCGCACGGACCTGCCGGAGTGA